From Dechloromonas sp. A34:
GCGGCCTTGACCGGATCGTCGGCGCCGATGTCGCCCAGTTGCTGTTTCAGCTCGTCGACGAACAGCACTTTGCGCCGGTTGCGGGTGAGGTACATCTCGCCAGTGATCCGATGCAGCAACAGAATATTGACGACGGCGTGCAGGTCGGGCCGGCGTTTCAGTTCCTCGTTCTCGATGACGATGAAGTCATTGGAAAGGTCGATGTTGTTGCGGCCTTCGAAAAAGCGTTCGTATTGCCCGCCGCGCGAGTAGGGATTGAGCATGATGGCGAGGTCCTTGATGCGCTGGTCGCCGACCACACCCAGTTCTTCGATGCTCCCGCTCTTGAAGGCGTCGCGTAGCCCGGTGATGCGCAGCTCATTGCCGTATTCGCGCCAGAGCTTGAGGACCATGGCCGAGATGGCCTTGTACTGAACCTCTTCCAGGGTGTGCTGCATCGAGCACATCTTGGCGATGCCGGGTACCAGCATGTCGATGTCTTCATTGATATCGACGATGTGGGTAAACGGATCCAGGCAGATGTTCACGTCAGGCCGGAACTCGATATAGGTGCCTTTGGCCTTGCGGCACAGCTTCTCGAAACTGCGACCGAGATCGAGCATCCAGACCTTGGCGCCGATGGCCCGGTAGGACCAGGCCATTTCGTTCATCAGTACCGATTTGCCCGAACCGGGGGCACCGATGATGGCGAAGTTGTAGTTGCCGAGATCGTTGTCGAAGATATCGAGGGTCATCAACTGGCCACGCCGTCCCCCAAAAACCAGGGCCGGCGTGCGCGTGCCGCGCCACTCGGCAATCAGTGGCGCCATGTGGATGGCATTGGCCATGGTCTTGCGCGTGACGCGGCGCATTTTGACGAGATCCTTGTGGAATTTCTCAGTCAGTGTCATCGGCAGGCTGGCAAGTAATGCCTGGCGGTGCATATAGGCATCAGCATTGAGCTGGAAACCGCGGCCGCGCCAGATCGCATTGGCGGCTTCGTGGGCGGCGACCGATTTGTTGGGTGCGGTGAATATCGCCAGTTGGTGGTACAGGCTGACCAGGTTGCCACCGGTGTCGATGGCATCGGCTGCGGCCGTCCAGTCCAGCAGTTTTTTGTTCACGTCCGGCATGACGTCGGCCATCTTCGATTTGGCGTTCTGCGTCGCTCGCACATGGTTGGCGGTGACCACGGACTTGGTGAGGTTGGGATCGAGGACCTGGACGCCGAGGGTGAGCAGGAAGGGCGCGCTGTACTGCAAGGCCGGCTGCATCAGGTCGCCGATCAGCGACCCCATCTGCCA
This genomic window contains:
- the traC gene encoding type IV secretion system protein TraC — protein: MNTAHSDPHFTRPHNHPHAPRFPFGEPADTPAEQFANWLPYSGYLAAEKIFVNRDSMGVMLELMPQSGADERMAEVLISLYANCPPGTGIQFHLFASPQVRSQLRQYANLRVEDEDQAEQAKQWGRPARNGNLFRKLARQRVEHLLQGAQKSLTAGFHYTIRDFRLMLSVAFPGDPEDLNKRDELLALRDSMSSSLRSASLPNRVCDAADLINWCALFTNPDRISQTDAPDLNYDDGRELRDQIVDFDTIQDPHPSGLTLWKEASPDVLEARFYSIKSFPERFALWQMGSLIGDLMQPALQYSAPFLLTLGVQVLDPNLTKSVVTANHVRATQNAKSKMADVMPDVNKKLLDWTAAADAIDTGGNLVSLYHQLAIFTAPNKSVAAHEAANAIWRGRGFQLNADAYMHRQALLASLPMTLTEKFHKDLVKMRRVTRKTMANAIHMAPLIAEWRGTRTPALVFGGRRGQLMTLDIFDNDLGNYNFAIIGAPGSGKSVLMNEMAWSYRAIGAKVWMLDLGRSFEKLCRKAKGTYIEFRPDVNICLDPFTHIVDINEDIDMLVPGIAKMCSMQHTLEEVQYKAISAMVLKLWREYGNELRITGLRDAFKSGSIEELGVVGDQRIKDLAIMLNPYSRGGQYERFFEGRNNIDLSNDFIVIENEELKRRPDLHAVVNILLLHRITGEMYLTRNRRKVLFVDELKQQLGDIGADDPVKAAVIEEAARRARKYGGALGTATQSADDFYGSTQMEAAFNCSDWVFLLRQKPESIEMLDRKGRLTMDEPKKRLLNSLRTEAGVFSELYISSPVGEGVARNILDPATHLLFSNKLEDNAPIDELRAQGLSIDEAISELLRHRGHTV